The Phycisphaerae bacterium DNA window GTGACCGCGACGGGAAACGGGTATGCTGGGTATTCACACGCCAGAGCCGGCGCTCCCGCTGAGCGGTCGCCTGCAAACCAGGAACGGGTGAGGTCCGAGACAAGGTCCTGAAGGAGCCAACCATGAGCGAGCCCATGCGTCAGTCAGTGAGTTCTCGATTGGCCGGCAACTGTGCCTGTTGCATGTTGAATCGGCGACGGTTTCTCGCCGGTTGTGCGGCCTGTGTGGCCGGCGCCGGCGGGGCGGGCCTGCTGCACCCGAGGCGAGCGGCGGCGGCCGAGGACGCCACCAAGCCCAAGGTCCGGCTCGTCTACTCCTACGCCCCGTCGACCGGACCAATCTGGCCGAACATCGGCTACGACTTCGACCGTCGCAAGAAGGAACTGACGGCGGCACTCGAGGCGGCTTGTCCGGGCATCGAGTTCAAGCCGATCAGCGTTCAGAACGCCGACGAAGCCAAGAAGATGCTTGACCAGGACAAGGGCATCGACGGCTACCTGGTGTACATCCTCGGCTTGTGGACCGGTGCCCCTAGGGTCATCGGGGCTTCCGGCCGTCCAACCGTGTATGCCGACGATCTCTACGGCGGATCCGGCGAGTTTCTCATTGCCAATGCCGCGGCGAGGCGTGCGAAGCTGAACGTGGTGGGCGTGTCGTCGTCTCGGGTCGAGGATGTGGCCGCCGTGGCTCGGTGCTTCGAAGTCCTCAAGAAGCCGGGCGCGACCGCGGATGCCTTCATGGCTGCCGCCGAGGCGGCTCGGAGGAAGGGGCTCAAGAAGCCCGGCGACCTGAAGTGCGCCGAGGATAAGGCGAAGATCGCCGATCCCGCGGACTGCCTCAAGAAGCTCGAGGCAGCGACCATGCTTGTCGTGGGCGCCAGCAACCCGACGATAGCCAAGGGGATCCAGGACGTCTTCGGCACCAAGGTCATCCCGATCGACTTCAAGGAGCTGCACGGGGCGTACGAACAGGCTGATCAGGACGAGGCTGCCAAGTGGGCGGATCGCTGGATGAAAGGGGCCGAGAAAACTGTCGAGCCCGGGCGGGACGAGATCGTTCGCTCCGGGGCGATGTATCTGGCCGAACTCGCCTTGCTCAAGAAGTACAGTGCCCAGGCCATTACCATCAACTGCCTTGGCGGTTTCTACGACAACCACATCAAGGCCTATCCCTGCCTGGGCTTCGCCCAGCTCAACGACGACGGCCTGATCGGTGCCTGCGAAGCCGACCAGCTGTCCACCATCACCATGCTGGCGATGAATGCCCTCACCGGCCGGCCAGGCTACATTTCCGACCCGGTTATCGATACGGCGAAGAACCAGATCATCTACGCTCACTGTGTGGCCTCCACCAAGGTCTTCGGCCCGGATGGCAGGTCCAACCCTTATCTCATCCGCAGTCATTCGGAGGATCGCAAGGGCGCTGTGGTGCAGTCCCTGATGCCGCTGGGGTTCATGACCACCACAGTCGAGTTCCACCCGGTCAAGAAGGCGGTGATCTTCCATCAGGGCAAGGCCGTGGCCAACGTCGACGAGGATAAGGCTTGTCGCAGCAAACTGGCCGTCGAGGTCAAGGGCGACATGGACAAGCTGCTGGCCGAGTGGGACCAGTGGGGCTGGCATCGGGTGACCGTCTACGGCGACCTGAAAGAGCCGGTCAACGAACTGGCCAAGGCTCTGGACCTGAAGGTGGTCAACGAGGCCTGATGCCGGCCGGGGCGACTGGTCCCAATGCCCCCTGCCGGCGGAGCGCCGGGCGCGCTTCCCTCGCGACCGGCTGAGGAGGGCACGGCAGCGGTGCGCAGAAGCAGGGGCCCTGCCCCGTCCCGTCGATTCGGCTGGCTGTCGGATGGAGGATCAGGGGTGATTGCCGAAACCGGCCGCCCGGTCGCGGCTGTGTGCGCGAAGCTGGAATGGGCCTGGGACGTCACCAAAGGCTCGTGACCGCGGTACACCATCGGTGGAGCATCTGGAATGGAGCCAAACACTCCGGTATCCGCGAGCGGCCGGCTGATGTCCATCGACGCCCTGCGGGGCTTCGATATGTTCTGGATCATCGGTGGCGAACGGATGGTCCGCGGGCTGGACGCCGGCCTGAAAAGTCCGTGGTTCAGCGATCATGTCACCCGGCAGATGGGCCATGTACCCTGGGAAGGGTTCCAGTTCATGGACCTGATCATGCCGCTGTTCCTGTTCATATCCGGCGTGGCCATGCCGTTCTCGTTTGCCAAGCGGCTGGGTTCCGGACACGATCAGCGCGGGCTCTATGCCCACGTCGCGAAGCGGTTCGCCATTCTGTTCGTCCTGGGCATGGTCGCCCAGGGCAACCTGCTGGCCTACGACCTGTCAAAGCTGCACATCTTCTGCAATACGCTGCAGGCCATCGCCGCGGGCTATCTGATCGCCGCACTCTGCCTGATAAACCTCCGACTCGTCGGGCAGATCGCGGTTGCAGTCGGCCTGTTGCTGGGCTTCTGGGCGTTGATGGCCTGGGTGCCGGTCCCCGGGCATGGGGCCGGGAAGCTGACTCCCGACGGCAATCTGGCGATCTGGCTGGATCATCGGATCCTCGGTGCCTTCCAGGACCGCACAACCTACTCCTGGATTCTGAGCAGCATGACCTTCGGATGCACGGTTCTGCTGGGGGCGTTCGCCGGACAGCTGCTGCGGTCCAGCCTGCGGTCATGGCTCAAGGCCATGGTCCTGTTGATCGCTGGCGGCGCGTGCTTCCTTGTCGGCCTGGGCTGGAACCCGTGGTTCCCGATCATCAAGCACCTCTGGACCAGCTCGTTCGTGCTCTACTCGGGCGGTATGAGCCTGGCCCTGATGGGGCTGTTCTACCTGCTCATCGACGTTTGGGGCCTGCGGCGGTGGGCATTCGTGTTCATGGTGATCGGCATGAACGCCATCGCCGTGTACATGGCCAACATGCTGTTCGATTTCCGCCGCATCGCGGATATCTTCGTGGGCGGCCTCGGCAAGTGGACCGGCTCATGGCAGGACCTGATACGGGCCGCGGGTGGTTTCGCCGTGGTCTGGCTGATCCTCCTCTACATGTACCGGAAGAAAACGTTCGTCAAAGTGTAGGCTCTGCCGCTGCGTCCGTCACCGCAAGGAGTCCAGAAATGGAAGGTGGGTGGTGAGAGGGGGGCGGAATCTCGCGAAGGTCATGACGCTCTTGCGCTGTCTCGTCCTTCAGGCCTGCATGGCCTTCCCGGCATGGGCCGATCTTCGGATGGCGGAGGATCGGTCAGCCGACGGCGTGGCACCGCGCGTTCTCGACGGCGATCGGCCGGTCTTCACCCCCATCGAGAAAGACTCGTCCCTGCTGATCGTCCAACCGTCCGGTAGAACACCGGTGGTCTGCAGGGAATCCGAAACGCAGGATGGAACCCTACGCTTGACGGGTGGAGCCGCGCCGGGGTTAACCGTCGCGGAAACGTACCGCGTGATCACTCCCGGCCTGATCGAGCGAGCCGTCACCGTGACCGCGGCCAGCGACCAGCGGTACTACGTCGACCTGGGCTGGTCCGTGGCCCAGCCGGGCGAGTTCTGCTCCTTCATGGGTCCGGAGCTGGCCACCAGGAGCTACACCCCAACCTGTGCCGGCCCGGAATTCGGAGGCGGCTCATTGCAGACCTTTCCCTTTCTGGGGCTCCGTACCGAAAACACACTCTACGGCCTGATGGGCGACACCCCCGGCCTCTGGGAAAACCGCTGCTTCCTCCTATTCGACATCGAGAAGCGGCGGTTCGGCCTCACCACCGGCGACGGTAGCCCGCGACGCGTCATCACCATCCCGCGGAACGTGGACGCCACCAGCGTCTACCGGACCACGTTCGACGGGTGGCAGCACATCGAGGCCGGCCAGAGCCAGACGTTCAGGACTTGGCTCTTCTCCTCGCCGGTCCAATCGCTCTACGACGTCCAGTTGGCCGCCCATCTGGCCCTGGCCAACGCCAAAGGCTTCAACCACTCCGCCATCGAGGCCATCCTGCGCAATACCTCTTACCTGCTCCTGCGGCGCAACCTGCTCCGCACCGAGAGCGACTACTTGTTCATCTCCGGTGTCGGCTACGGCTGGAAACAGTGGGTCAGCGACGGCTTCTGGACCAGTCGCGGCCTGGACGACCCGGCCTATGACGCCCAGGCTCACGCGGCCGTTTTCTTCGAGCGGATCAACTACGAGGACAACGCCCAGTACTACCTCATCTGGTCAGCTATGGTCAGGCGTGCGGGCGGCGACCTGGACGAACGGACTGTCGGCCGAGCCTATCGTTTCATCCGCGAGCACGAACGCGACGGGCTTTACATCCCGCCCCGACTCAATCCCGAAAAGCCCATCCTTAAGACCTACCACGACCAGCTTCCCTATGACGATGATGACGCCCCTTCGTCCAACCAGGGCTTCCATTGCGGGGCACTCCTGGCCGCCAGGGAACTTGGCTTCTCGGTCACCGACGCGGACATCGACCGAGCCACGGCCGGATACCGGCGGATGTTCAACACCTCGGGCGGCTACATGGCCACCAGCCTCAAACAGCAAGACCATGTTGGTCAGGACGCCCTCTACGGCGAGGTGCTGACCTTCGCGGTCTTTGGCCGAAAGCTCCTGCCCGATGAAATGGTTCGCCGCCACCTTGAAACCTCGGTGCGGATTCAGTCGCCGCACGGCATGCGGGTCATCTCCAAACCGGACGGCAGCCTGCTCGACGGCCACAGCGGAGCCTACGTCTACGGCGGTTCGTGGTTCCTCAACGATGCAGCCAACTACCTCGACGGGTTGATCCACGGCATGGATCCGACATGGGTGGACGACCGGCTGCTCTGGCGCCTGTGCCGGGAACTGGCCTACATGCCGGCCTTCCACGAGTCGCTGGACACGGCCAAGGGCCAGCCCTACGGGCACCACCTGTACTGCTGGAACTCCGGCTTCTGGTGGCTGCGGCGCGAGGTGCTCAGGCGACTCGGGGGCCAGCCCGCCAGTTCGCTCGAATCCCGGCTGGACGACGAGTTGGGCGTGGTTCGCAAGGGCGGTTTCCTGTCCCTTGAGCCGACCTCCGCCAGGCTACGCCCCAGGGAGTAGAGCCGTTATAATGGCCGGGGCTCGTACAGGTCCGACGGGTAACGGCCGTTCGCCGGGGTCGGGGTGGGTCTCTTGCATAGGACAGTCTTGGCATGAAAGCTATCTTCTTCCTGGTACGCTTCTCGCTGCTACTGGTGGTCTGCGTTTCATCCTTCGCCCGGTCGCCGGCGACGCAGCCCGCCCGCGAGCTGGTGGCCACCGAGGGCAAGGGCTACCTGGAGAAGGTGGACGACTACCTGGTCCTGCACCTCAAGGGCACGCCGGAGGAAATGGGTTACCAACACGGCGTGCTGCTCAAGGATCACGTCCGCGAGAACATGGCCTTTCTGCTCGACCAGGCCCAGGATGAGGAATTTGAGGTCGGGGGCTTCAAGCTGACCCGGCCGATGATCGCCGCGTTTCTGAATACCCTGTTCGTCGACAAGGTCCCCGAGCGATTCGTCAAGGAAATGAACGCGCTGGCCAGGGGCGCGGATCTGCCCGGCGCCAAAGTCATTGCCGCCAACCTGATCCCGGAGCTGTTCCATTGCAGTGGCTTCGCCCTGCTGAAGGAGGCGACGGCCACGGGCAAGCTGTATCACGGGAGAGTGCTCGACTATGGCGTGGATTGGAGGCTCCAGGAGCACGCGGTCCTGATCATCCAGGAGCCCGATGGTCGGATCCCCTTCGTCAACGTCTCGTATGCCGGCTTCATCGGCTCAGTCACCGGCATGAACGCCGAGCAGATCGGTATCGGGGAGATGGGCGGGCGAGGCGAGGGCAAGTGGCAGGGCATCCCCATGTCCTTCCTGGTCCGCATGGTGCTCGAGCAGGCCAGGACGCTCGACCAGGCGATCGGCGTGTTCCAGGACAATCCCCGCACCTGCGAGTACTACTACGTGATTTCCGATGCCCGGGCGGACTCCGCGGTCGGCATGAGGGCCGTCCCCGAGAAGGTCGAGCTCATTCGCCCCGGCGCCCAACACCCGCTGCTGCCCAGCCCAGTCAAGAACACCGTCCTCATGTCCGCGGGTGACCGATACAAGGCCCTCAGCGAACTGGTGGCCGCCGGCTACGGCATGTTCACCGAGCAGAAGGCCGTGCGGCTGATGGACGCGCCGGTGGCCATGAGAGAGAATCTGCACGACGTCCTGATGGTCCCGGCCGACGGCGTGCTCTACGTCGCCAACGCCGCCAAGGATCAGAGCCCGGCCTGGAAGCAGAAGTACTACCGCTTCAACTGGCTGGAGCTGATGAAGAAACGGCCGGGATAGCCTCGCCTCTTGGAACCTGACTTGAGGGACGAACTGATGGCCTGGGACTTCGCCGGACTGAAGAGACTGTATCGGCACAATCTGCTGAACGACGTGATCCCGTTCTGGGAAAAGCACTCCATCGACCGCGAGTGCGGGGGTTACTACAGCTGCCTGGACCGGAGCGGCGACGTCTTCGACAGCGATAAGTTCCTCTGGATGCAGGGCCGCCAGATGTGGACGTTCGCCATGCTCTACCGCAACCTCGAGCAGCGGTCGGCGTGGCTCGACATCGCCCGCCACGGGGCCGAGTTCCTCAAGCGGTACGGGCGCGACGGGCAGGGCAACTGGTACTTCTCGCTCACCCGCGAGGGCCAGCCTCTCGTCCAGCCCTACAACTGGTTCACCGACTGCTACGTGGGCATGGGTTTCGCCCAGTACGCCCTGGCGTCGGGCGATGACGAGGCCCGCGACATCGCCCTGCACACCTGGCGGAACGTCCTCGGTCGGCGCGACAATCCCAAGGGCAAGTACAACAAGGTCTTTCCCGGCACCCGGCCGACCAAGGCCCTGGCCGTGCCGCTCA harbors:
- a CDS encoding peptidase C45 produces the protein MKAIFFLVRFSLLLVVCVSSFARSPATQPARELVATEGKGYLEKVDDYLVLHLKGTPEEMGYQHGVLLKDHVRENMAFLLDQAQDEEFEVGGFKLTRPMIAAFLNTLFVDKVPERFVKEMNALARGADLPGAKVIAANLIPELFHCSGFALLKEATATGKLYHGRVLDYGVDWRLQEHAVLIIQEPDGRIPFVNVSYAGFIGSVTGMNAEQIGIGEMGGRGEGKWQGIPMSFLVRMVLEQARTLDQAIGVFQDNPRTCEYYYVISDARADSAVGMRAVPEKVELIRPGAQHPLLPSPVKNTVLMSAGDRYKALSELVAAGYGMFTEQKAVRLMDAPVAMRENLHDVLMVPADGVLYVANAAKDQSPAWKQKYYRFNWLELMKKRPG
- a CDS encoding DUF5009 domain-containing protein, which encodes MEPNTPVSASGRLMSIDALRGFDMFWIIGGERMVRGLDAGLKSPWFSDHVTRQMGHVPWEGFQFMDLIMPLFLFISGVAMPFSFAKRLGSGHDQRGLYAHVAKRFAILFVLGMVAQGNLLAYDLSKLHIFCNTLQAIAAGYLIAALCLINLRLVGQIAVAVGLLLGFWALMAWVPVPGHGAGKLTPDGNLAIWLDHRILGAFQDRTTYSWILSSMTFGCTVLLGAFAGQLLRSSLRSWLKAMVLLIAGGACFLVGLGWNPWFPIIKHLWTSSFVLYSGGMSLALMGLFYLLIDVWGLRRWAFVFMVIGMNAIAVYMANMLFDFRRIADIFVGGLGKWTGSWQDLIRAAGGFAVVWLILLYMYRKKTFVKV